Proteins from one Fusobacterium periodonticum 1_1_41FAA genomic window:
- the uvrC gene encoding excinuclease ABC subunit UvrC, with the protein MDIGKLNIPESPGVYLMKKNNKVIYVGKAKNLKNRVSSYFNRVHESEKTNELVKNIEDIEFFLTNTEIDALLLENNLIKKYSPKYNILLKDEKTYPFIKISKEDFPSIKIVRTTKALDIKTGEYFGPYPYGAWRLKAVLMKLFKIRDCNRDMKKKSQRPCLKYYMKSCTGPCVYKDIKEDYNKNIESLKQVLRGNSSKLISDLSLLMNKSAEEMDFEKSIIYREQIKELKNIANSQIIQYERELDEDIFVFKTILDKTFICVLNMRDGKILGKTSTSLDLKNKITDNVFEAIFMSYYSKHILPKSLVLDAEYENELAIVVEALTLEVSKKKEFHFPKIKSRRKDLLEMAYKNLERDIESYFSKKDTIEKGIKDLHDILNLKRFPRKIECFDISNIQGKDAVASMSVSIEGRAAKKEYRKFKIRCKDTPDDFSMMREVIERRYSKLADIDFPDVILIDGGLGQINAAAEILKKLGKLHLSELLSLAERNEEIYKYGEPEPYVLSKDMEALKIFQRVRDEAHRFGVTYHRKLRSKRIISSELDRIEGIGEVRRKKLLTKFGSVTAIKKASIEELKEIVPEKVALEIKNHIK; encoded by the coding sequence TTGGACATTGGTAAACTTAATATTCCAGAATCACCTGGAGTATATTTGATGAAAAAAAATAATAAGGTTATCTATGTAGGAAAGGCTAAAAACCTTAAAAATAGAGTTAGCTCATATTTTAATAGAGTTCATGAAAGTGAGAAAACTAATGAACTTGTTAAAAATATTGAAGATATTGAGTTTTTTCTTACAAATACAGAAATAGATGCCTTACTTTTAGAAAATAACTTAATAAAAAAATATTCACCAAAATATAATATACTTTTAAAAGATGAAAAAACTTATCCTTTTATTAAAATAAGTAAGGAAGATTTTCCTAGTATTAAAATTGTCAGAACAACAAAAGCATTAGATATAAAGACAGGTGAATACTTTGGTCCTTATCCATATGGAGCTTGGAGACTTAAAGCTGTTCTTATGAAGCTATTTAAAATAAGGGATTGCAATAGAGATATGAAAAAGAAATCTCAAAGACCTTGTTTAAAATACTATATGAAAAGCTGTACAGGACCTTGTGTATATAAAGATATCAAAGAAGATTATAATAAAAATATTGAAAGTCTAAAACAAGTATTAAGAGGCAATAGTTCAAAATTAATATCTGACTTAAGCCTTCTTATGAATAAGTCGGCTGAAGAAATGGATTTTGAAAAGTCAATAATCTATAGAGAACAGATAAAAGAATTAAAAAATATTGCTAACTCACAAATAATACAATATGAAAGAGAGCTTGATGAAGATATATTTGTATTTAAAACAATTTTAGATAAAACTTTTATCTGTGTTTTAAATATGAGAGATGGAAAAATTTTAGGAAAAACTTCAACTTCTTTAGATTTAAAAAATAAAATTACAGATAATGTCTTTGAAGCAATATTCATGTCCTACTACTCAAAACATATTTTACCTAAAAGTTTGGTTTTAGATGCCGAGTATGAAAATGAGTTAGCTATTGTTGTTGAAGCATTAACACTAGAAGTTTCTAAGAAAAAAGAATTTCATTTTCCTAAGATAAAAAGTAGAAGAAAAGACTTACTTGAAATGGCATATAAAAACTTAGAAAGAGATATAGAAAGCTATTTTTCTAAAAAAGATACTATTGAAAAGGGAATTAAGGATTTACATGATATCTTAAATTTAAAAAGATTTCCTAGAAAAATTGAATGTTTTGATATATCAAATATTCAAGGTAAGGATGCTGTTGCCTCAATGAGTGTTTCTATTGAAGGTAGAGCTGCCAAAAAAGAATATAGAAAATTTAAAATCAGATGTAAGGATACTCCTGACGATTTCTCTATGATGAGAGAAGTTATAGAAAGAAGATATTCTAAACTAGCTGATATAGATTTTCCTGATGTAATATTAATTGATGGTGGTCTTGGGCAAATAAATGCTGCTGCTGAGATTTTAAAAAAATTAGGTAAGCTACATTTAAGTGAACTTTTAAGTTTGGCTGAAAGAAATGAAGAAATATATAAATATGGAGAACCTGAACCTTATGTTTTAAGTAAAGATATGGAAGCTTTAAAAATATTTCAAAGAGTTAGAGATGAGGCACATAGATTTGGAGTAACTTATCATAGAAAATTAAGAAGTAAGAGAATA
- the rapZ gene encoding RNase adapter RapZ, with translation MKTKHIIIVTGLSGAGKTTALNILEDMNYYTIDNLPLGLEKSLLDTEIEKLAVGIDIRTFKNTKDFFKFINYIKKTGVKMDIIFIEAHEAIILGRYTLSRRAHPLKENTLLKSILKEKEVLFPIREIADLIIDTTEIKNVELEKRFKKFLSGKDELNIDINMNIHIQSFGYKYGIPTDSDLMFDVRFIPNPYYIEKLRDMNGYDEEVKDYVLSQKESTDFYSKLLPLIEFLIPQYIKEGKKHLTISIGCSGGQHRSVTFVNKLAEDLKNSKILSHINIYASHREKELGHW, from the coding sequence TTGAAAACTAAACATATCATTATTGTAACTGGCTTAAGTGGTGCAGGAAAAACAACTGCTTTAAATATTTTAGAAGATATGAATTATTACACTATTGATAATCTACCTTTAGGGCTTGAAAAATCTCTATTGGATACAGAGATAGAAAAATTAGCAGTAGGTATTGATATTAGAACATTCAAAAATACAAAAGATTTCTTTAAATTTATTAACTATATTAAGAAAACTGGTGTAAAAATGGATATTATCTTCATTGAAGCACATGAAGCAATTATTTTAGGAAGATACACTTTGAGCCGTAGAGCCCATCCATTAAAAGAAAACACTTTATTAAAAAGTATTTTGAAAGAAAAAGAGGTACTTTTTCCAATAAGAGAGATTGCCGATTTAATAATAGATACAACTGAAATTAAAAATGTAGAATTAGAAAAAAGATTTAAAAAATTTTTATCTGGGAAAGATGAATTAAATATAGATATAAATATGAATATCCATATTCAATCATTTGGCTATAAATATGGTATTCCTACAGATAGTGATTTGATGTTTGATGTAAGATTTATTCCTAATCCTTATTATATTGAAAAATTAAGAGATATGAATGGTTATGACGAAGAAGTTAAAGACTATGTTTTATCACAAAAAGAAAGTACAGATTTTTATTCTAAATTACTACCACTTATAGAATTTTTAATTCCACAATATATAAAAGAAGGAAAAAAACACTTAACAATTTCTATAGGTTGCAGTGGTGGACAACATAGATCTGTAACCTTTGTTAATAAATTAGCTGAAGATTTAAAAAATAGTAAGATATTAAGTCATATAAATATTTATGCTAGTCATAGGGAGAAGGAACTTGGACATTGGTAA
- a CDS encoding CoA-disulfide reductase translates to MNKKIIIIGGVAAGMSAASKAKRIDKSLDITVYEMTDAISWGACGLPYYVGDFYPNASLMVARTYEEFEKEGINVKIKHKVENIDFKNKKVFVRNLNENKVFEDSYDELVIATGASSTSPKDIKNLDAEGVYHLKTFNEGLEVKKEMMKKENENIIIIGAGYIGIEIAEAALKLGKNVRIFQHSARILNKTFDKEITDLLENHIREHKNISLHLNESPIEVRTFENKVIGLKTDKKEYTANLIIVATGVKPNTEFLKDSGLELFKNGAIIIDRFGETNIPNVYAAGDCATVYHSVLEKNVYIALATTANKLGRLIGENLTGANKEFIGTLGSAGIKVLEFEAARTGITEQEAKDNNINYKTVFVGGEDHAAYYPGGEDVYIKLIYHADTKILLGAQVAGKRGAALRADSLAVAIQNKMTTQELANMDFLYAPPFATTWDIMNVAGNVAK, encoded by the coding sequence ATGAATAAAAAGATTATAATAATTGGAGGAGTTGCTGCTGGTATGAGTGCAGCTTCAAAGGCAAAAAGAATAGATAAAAGTTTAGATATAACTGTTTATGAAATGACAGATGCTATATCTTGGGGAGCTTGTGGACTACCATATTATGTTGGAGATTTCTATCCCAATGCTTCTTTAATGGTTGCTAGAACCTATGAAGAATTTGAAAAAGAAGGAATCAATGTAAAAATTAAACATAAAGTTGAAAATATTGATTTTAAAAATAAAAAAGTTTTTGTTAGAAACTTGAATGAAAATAAAGTTTTTGAAGATAGTTATGATGAATTAGTTATAGCAACTGGAGCAAGTTCCACAAGTCCGAAAGATATTAAAAACCTAGATGCTGAAGGAGTATATCATTTAAAAACTTTTAATGAAGGCTTAGAAGTAAAAAAAGAAATGATGAAAAAAGAAAATGAAAATATAATTATTATTGGTGCAGGATATATAGGAATTGAAATTGCAGAGGCAGCTTTAAAACTCGGGAAAAATGTAAGAATTTTCCAACATTCAGCTAGAATTTTAAATAAGACTTTTGATAAAGAAATTACAGATTTATTAGAGAATCACATAAGAGAGCATAAAAATATTTCTTTACACTTAAATGAAAGTCCAATTGAAGTTAGAACTTTTGAAAATAAAGTTATAGGTTTAAAAACTGATAAAAAAGAATATACTGCAAATTTAATAATTGTTGCAACAGGAGTTAAACCTAATACAGAATTTTTAAAAGATTCAGGGCTTGAATTATTTAAAAATGGTGCTATCATAATAGATAGGTTTGGAGAAACTAATATTCCTAACGTGTACGCAGCTGGAGATTGTGCAACAGTTTATCATTCAGTTTTAGAAAAAAATGTCTATATAGCTCTTGCAACAACAGCTAATAAATTAGGTAGACTCATTGGAGAAAACCTAACAGGTGCTAATAAAGAGTTTATTGGAACACTAGGTTCTGCTGGAATAAAAGTTTTAGAATTTGAAGCTGCTAGAACAGGTATAACAGAGCAAGAAGCTAAGGACAATAATATCAATTATAAGACTGTTTTTGTTGGTGGTGAAGATCATGCAGCATATTATCCTGGTGGAGAAGATGTATATATAAAATTAATTTACCATGCTGATACAAAAATTTTATTGGGAGCACAAGTTGCAGGAAAAAGAGGTGCAGCATTAAGAGCCGATTCTTTAGCAGTTGCTATACAGAATAAAATGACAACTCAAGAATTAGCTAATATGGATTTTCTATATGCTCCTCCATTTGCAACTACTTGGGATATTATGAATGTGGCAGGTAATGTGGCAAAATAA